A section of the Deltaproteobacteria bacterium genome encodes:
- a CDS encoding phenylacetate--CoA ligase family protein: MPFDQSVNGPFPGLAAIPLTLANPDGNPATALLDIPEMADGPLIPVLVPPVFGRPKEELGPVSEALTAQNRFIVFRPAFRSTGDEAPGNLDDMYLSGEECTYWGRYLRSEQFHTLCRNRQPDIQIDTRVACVAMSIGATQAFLSQAEHQTFDALALLSFVPHYPTFVRNKVKRDYYDLVSIAWALRMKSRPGWAACCGAIAARKAEEGEDRETARRYQLLADRLSNTSRIDRSQMASMLEGVPVNAFSGIWNAIRGTFDCRYDLEANLQSNAKVGIPLTFISGGKDDYFLQEEMDEFIALARREGRVRRLLRLENACHQLRPYPCFEKAMEFVIQGLYSDLGIQDVPVPFSLARIAVRRFYEVRGFALRHSKDLGAPPELTQKVLLSSEDLARVLGELFKRPAETGALVRLLARSAEQIGGERSILDELEPVRIGKILNKSLSPELYPSIAIGLSEVPELIGHLFPDHLLQALDPEHLDGLLQELLRHTEALEAFLTTANPELLLSLGRRKALAAAQRAIKLVPAFTGHNLPKDLDQVPFTSKEDYVEAFPLEDRCIHRELPREGLIDESSGSSGIPTNWTRCREEEDRLANGARFIYRFLFGRPGDDRPVILLNGFSQGAWATSTKLTVLARHVALVKNIGPEEERILDSLEYFGRRYRYIIAGYPPFLRELVRAATERVGFDLKPYTIDILHGGEGYTAGWRRYLEVNLGSGARIVSSYGASDLDLGVAYETTLALVARKILEENPEFRRALLETERIPVFFGQYNPIEFFLETRRHDGECRTLVCTVTNLKAHQPRIRYDIGDEGDILPFDRIVNTAREFGFDLPASGSLKFPFVYIFGRLDGTISIDGANVYPDQVHEAILTDHQLAPLVRGFRLRRSENSSGEVRFEIDLEMFGDETTGGPDVSTVAGKRICDYLAKVNIDFRESLAHNPAATSPEVRVVRPGELGIGTTIKRRYVDR, from the coding sequence TCGATGACATGTATCTGTCGGGAGAGGAATGCACCTACTGGGGCCGGTATCTCAGGTCAGAACAGTTCCATACGCTCTGCCGGAACAGGCAGCCAGACATCCAGATCGATACCCGTGTTGCCTGTGTGGCCATGTCCATCGGGGCCACACAGGCATTTCTGTCCCAGGCCGAACACCAAACTTTCGATGCGCTTGCCCTTCTGTCCTTCGTTCCCCACTACCCGACATTCGTCCGGAACAAGGTCAAACGCGACTACTACGACCTCGTATCGATCGCCTGGGCACTTCGGATGAAGTCACGGCCCGGCTGGGCCGCCTGTTGCGGGGCAATTGCCGCCCGCAAAGCCGAAGAAGGCGAAGACCGAGAGACGGCCCGGCGGTATCAGCTGCTGGCAGACCGACTCTCCAACACCTCCAGAATCGACCGGAGCCAGATGGCCTCGATGCTCGAAGGAGTGCCGGTCAACGCCTTCTCCGGCATCTGGAATGCCATTCGTGGCACTTTTGATTGCCGCTATGATCTTGAGGCGAATCTGCAGTCGAACGCCAAAGTCGGGATTCCGCTTACCTTCATATCCGGCGGCAAGGATGACTACTTCCTGCAGGAAGAGATGGACGAATTCATTGCCCTGGCACGCCGTGAAGGCCGCGTCCGGCGGCTGCTCCGCCTTGAGAATGCCTGTCACCAGCTCCGTCCGTATCCCTGTTTCGAAAAAGCCATGGAGTTTGTCATCCAAGGGCTATATAGCGATCTTGGAATTCAGGACGTACCTGTTCCGTTCTCACTAGCAAGAATAGCGGTCCGCCGGTTTTACGAGGTCCGGGGATTCGCCCTGCGCCATTCCAAAGACCTGGGCGCACCACCGGAGTTGACCCAAAAGGTTCTGCTTTCCAGCGAGGATCTCGCCCGGGTACTCGGGGAACTGTTCAAGCGCCCGGCAGAAACCGGCGCACTGGTCCGGCTGCTCGCCAGATCAGCGGAACAGATCGGTGGCGAACGGAGCATTCTCGACGAACTGGAACCGGTCCGGATAGGAAAGATCCTCAACAAATCGCTTTCACCGGAATTGTACCCTTCCATCGCAATAGGACTCTCTGAAGTTCCCGAACTGATCGGCCATCTGTTCCCAGACCATCTGCTTCAGGCGCTGGATCCGGAACACCTGGATGGATTGCTCCAGGAATTGCTCCGCCACACAGAAGCACTGGAAGCGTTCCTGACCACGGCAAATCCGGAACTGCTGCTCTCTCTTGGCAGGCGCAAGGCCCTCGCAGCCGCGCAACGTGCGATAAAACTGGTACCGGCTTTTACTGGACACAATCTACCGAAGGATCTCGATCAGGTTCCGTTCACCAGCAAGGAAGACTATGTCGAGGCGTTCCCGCTCGAAGACAGGTGCATCCACCGGGAACTTCCGCGGGAAGGGCTCATCGATGAATCGAGCGGTTCCAGCGGAATCCCAACCAACTGGACCCGTTGCCGCGAGGAGGAAGACCGGCTCGCAAACGGTGCCCGGTTCATCTACCGGTTCCTCTTTGGCCGTCCCGGTGACGACCGCCCGGTAATTCTGCTCAACGGTTTCAGTCAAGGTGCCTGGGCGACGTCAACCAAGCTAACCGTGCTCGCCCGCCATGTGGCACTCGTCAAGAATATCGGCCCGGAAGAAGAGCGTATTCTGGATTCCCTCGAGTACTTCGGCCGCCGTTACCGTTACATTATCGCCGGGTATCCGCCGTTTCTGAGGGAACTTGTCCGGGCCGCCACGGAACGGGTGGGGTTTGATTTGAAACCATATACCATCGATATCCTGCATGGCGGCGAAGGCTATACGGCCGGATGGCGACGTTATCTTGAAGTGAATCTGGGATCGGGTGCCCGGATCGTGTCTTCATACGGTGCCTCGGATCTTGATCTCGGCGTTGCATACGAAACCACCCTCGCCCTCGTGGCCAGAAAAATACTGGAGGAAAACCCTGAGTTCCGCCGGGCCCTTCTGGAGACAGAGCGGATTCCGGTGTTTTTCGGCCAATATAATCCGATAGAGTTCTTTCTGGAAACCCGCCGCCACGACGGAGAATGCAGGACCCTCGTCTGCACCGTGACTAATCTGAAAGCGCACCAGCCCCGCATCCGTTACGATATCGGAGACGAAGGGGATATCCTCCCATTTGACCGGATTGTAAACACGGCAAGGGAGTTCGGATTCGACCTGCCAGCATCAGGTTCCCTGAAGTTTCCGTTCGTCTACATATTCGGCCGTCTCGACGGGACCATCAGCATTGACGGTGCGAATGTTTATCCCGACCAGGTGCACGAGGCGATCCTGACCGATCATCAGCTGGCTCCCCTGGTCCGCGGCTTCCGTCTACGCCGTTCGGAAAACAGTTCCGGAGAAGTGCGATTCGAAATCGATCTGGAAATGTTCGGGGATGAGACAACGGGTGGCCCTGATGTCAGCACGGTTGCGGGCAAGCGGATATGCGATTATCTTGCGAAAGTGAACATAGATTTCCGTGAATCGCTGGCTCATAACCCGGCAGCCACCAGTCCGGAAGTCAGGGTAGTCCGACCGGGTGAACTGGGAATCGGCACGACCATCAAACGCCGGTATGTGGATCGCTAA
- a CDS encoding helix-turn-helix transcriptional regulator has product MTPAQGEKIYQLRTKLGLTPQQFGRMAGVTAVVVAKWESGFAEPGWLALGRIRRACDVDLNWLLDSGDDRPDYLQNAAICEGKLVDSSLPKISRNLEQKLIGDYRKLNEIDRSFVRMVLETVGKTPEVPVARRSSPKLRPNPSDKFV; this is encoded by the coding sequence ATGACCCCAGCGCAAGGCGAAAAGATCTATCAACTCCGGACCAAACTCGGACTCACTCCCCAGCAATTTGGACGCATGGCCGGAGTAACGGCGGTGGTTGTTGCCAAATGGGAATCCGGTTTTGCCGAACCCGGCTGGCTGGCGCTCGGCCGGATAAGACGCGCCTGCGACGTCGACCTCAACTGGCTGCTGGACAGCGGCGATGACCGGCCGGACTATCTCCAAAACGCTGCCATCTGCGAGGGGAAGCTCGTCGATTCATCACTCCCTAAAATCAGCCGGAATCTCGAGCAAAAACTGATTGGCGACTACCGCAAGCTGAACGAAATCGACAGGAGCTTCGTCAGAATGGTTCTGGAAACAGTCGGGAAAACTCCAGAAGTACCTGTGGCCAGGAGGTCGTCTCCCAAATTGCGCCCAAATCCATCAGACAAGTTTGTCTAA
- a CDS encoding SDR family NAD(P)-dependent oxidoreductase, with amino-acid sequence MKDLTGKVAVITGAGSGIGEAVSLELALRGCDVALVDINETGLESVRQRVEGLGRRASVHRMDVSRRDEMEKLPGAVLGEHGQADILVNNAGVALLGGFADHTIEDFEWVIGVNLWGVIYGCKFFLPLLENRPEAHIVNISSIAGFMPIAGMPGYVLTKHAVRGFSETLRAELASKHIGVTCVHPGAVRTNIPAAARYRGKATTLKDRGRGLVAKFGVKPELAARQIADAIQSNEPRLLIGPDARVLDALSRLMPKAPGTLMGLFGK; translated from the coding sequence ATGAAAGACCTCACCGGAAAGGTTGCCGTTATAACGGGTGCCGGTAGCGGGATCGGCGAGGCCGTGAGCCTTGAGCTGGCCCTTCGGGGTTGCGATGTCGCCCTTGTGGATATCAATGAAACCGGTCTCGAATCGGTCCGCCAGCGTGTCGAGGGACTTGGCCGAAGGGCGTCAGTCCACCGGATGGATGTCTCCAGGCGGGACGAGATGGAAAAGCTCCCCGGAGCGGTCCTTGGTGAGCACGGGCAGGCCGATATCCTGGTGAACAATGCCGGCGTCGCGCTGCTGGGCGGTTTCGCAGATCACACGATCGAGGACTTCGAGTGGGTCATCGGCGTCAACCTGTGGGGCGTGATCTATGGCTGCAAGTTCTTCCTGCCGCTGCTTGAGAACCGGCCTGAAGCACACATCGTGAACATTTCGAGCATAGCCGGTTTCATGCCCATCGCCGGCATGCCGGGTTACGTACTGACCAAGCACGCCGTACGGGGATTTTCGGAGACACTGCGCGCCGAACTGGCATCGAAACATATCGGCGTCACCTGCGTCCATCCCGGTGCCGTCCGGACGAACATTCCCGCCGCCGCCCGCTACCGGGGCAAAGCCACCACGCTGAAAGACCGGGGCAGGGGTCTAGTGGCAAAGTTCGGCGTGAAGCCGGAGTTAGCCGCCCGGCAGATCGCGGATGCCATCCAGTCTAACGAACCCCGCCTGCTGATCGGTCCGGACGCCAGAGTCCTCGACGCCCTCTCGCGCCTGATGCCCAAGGCCCCTGGCACGCTGATGGGATTATTCGGCAAGTAG
- a CDS encoding enoyl-CoA hydratase — protein sequence MGTDPEFTTIRYDSPSAGVARITLARPETRNAQSKKMLYEINTAFDLAAHDKDVKVIVLAADGPHFSSGHDLRDNTPLTSFTPVTNWGGFDLPGAEGYMAQEEEIYLGLCWRWRNLPKPTIAQVQGKTIAGGLMLIWVCDLIIASDDATFSDPVVGFGVNGVEYFAHPWEVGVRKAKEMLFTGDPVTAAEAKALGMVNQVVPRDELEKRTLELASKIASRPSMGLRLAKQSVNQTQDAQGLWTALQAAMSLQQLGHSHNMQVHKLLIDPRGMMKTPPK from the coding sequence ATGGGCACAGATCCCGAGTTCACCACAATCCGTTATGATTCCCCCTCTGCCGGAGTGGCCCGGATCACCCTGGCCCGCCCAGAGACCCGGAACGCCCAGAGCAAGAAGATGCTCTATGAGATCAATACCGCGTTCGACCTGGCAGCGCATGACAAGGACGTGAAGGTGATCGTCCTCGCCGCCGATGGTCCGCACTTTTCTTCGGGACACGATCTTCGGGACAATACGCCCCTGACGTCGTTCACTCCGGTCACGAACTGGGGCGGCTTCGACCTGCCGGGAGCCGAAGGGTACATGGCGCAAGAGGAAGAGATTTATCTCGGTCTTTGCTGGCGTTGGAGAAATCTGCCGAAGCCGACGATCGCCCAGGTGCAGGGAAAGACGATTGCCGGCGGGCTGATGCTGATCTGGGTCTGCGACCTCATCATTGCCAGTGATGATGCGACGTTTTCAGACCCGGTCGTCGGTTTCGGCGTGAATGGTGTCGAGTATTTCGCCCACCCCTGGGAAGTCGGCGTTCGCAAGGCGAAGGAAATGCTCTTTACCGGGGATCCGGTCACAGCTGCCGAAGCGAAGGCGCTTGGCATGGTGAATCAGGTGGTACCGAGGGATGAACTGGAAAAGCGGACGCTTGAACTGGCCTCGAAGATCGCTTCCCGGCCCAGCATGGGGCTCCGGCTGGCCAAGCAGTCGGTGAACCAGACCCAGGATGCTCAGGGCCTCTGGACGGCGCTGCAGGCGGCGATGTCGCTCCAGCAGCTTGGCCATTCCCACAACATGCAGGTGCACAAGCTGCTCATCGACCCGCGAGGGATGATGAAAACTCCGCCGAAATAA
- a CDS encoding SDR family oxidoreductase yields MDLKLKGKKAIVTGASRGIGRAIAETLAAEGADIAVCARNEAGLKTAAESLARHGGRVFTKSVDVKDAKTLKTWIAEAAGQLGGIDILVPNPTGGGNPGEAAWQANFETDLMGSVRCFDAALPFLLKSGEASVVFISSTAAVEYFMAPIPYSALKAALITHAKGLSQMYAAKGIRVNCISPGPVIFEGGQWEMMKKGMPAFYEQTVRQCAIGRMGTPEEIGRAAAFLASPVASLVTGINLVADGGFTKRVAF; encoded by the coding sequence ATGGATCTGAAACTGAAGGGCAAGAAGGCGATCGTGACTGGGGCCAGCCGTGGCATCGGTCGGGCCATAGCCGAAACACTCGCGGCCGAAGGTGCCGACATCGCTGTCTGTGCCCGCAACGAGGCGGGACTCAAGACGGCTGCAGAGAGTCTTGCCCGCCATGGCGGGAGAGTGTTTACCAAATCCGTCGATGTAAAGGATGCAAAGACGCTGAAGACCTGGATCGCCGAAGCCGCCGGACAACTCGGTGGAATCGACATCCTGGTGCCGAATCCGACTGGTGGAGGAAACCCCGGAGAAGCCGCCTGGCAGGCGAATTTCGAGACCGATCTCATGGGGAGCGTGAGATGTTTTGACGCTGCGCTGCCGTTTCTCCTGAAAAGTGGCGAGGCCAGCGTGGTGTTCATCAGCAGCACGGCGGCAGTCGAGTATTTCATGGCCCCGATCCCCTACAGCGCGCTCAAGGCGGCCCTGATTACCCATGCCAAGGGCCTGTCCCAGATGTACGCGGCAAAGGGGATCCGTGTGAACTGCATTTCACCCGGTCCGGTGATCTTCGAGGGCGGGCAGTGGGAAATGATGAAGAAAGGCATGCCGGCGTTCTATGAACAGACCGTCAGGCAGTGCGCCATCGGCCGCATGGGTACACCGGAAGAGATCGGACGGGCCGCCGCTTTTCTTGCAAGTCCCGTGGCGAGTCTTGTCACTGGTATCAATCTGGTCGCCGACGGCGGTTTTACGAAACGCGTGGCATTCTGA
- a CDS encoding TetR/AcrR family transcriptional regulator, with the protein MGLLENQRQERIDRIMETARRMIAERGYEGVNMRDLAAASRVSVPTLYNLCGDKAELLSRSMQGQFSTLLKTIDRETRTKGLDRVISIVTRCSSEMLRLSRYSRAVLDVFVNSGQMREVSEMIAGALARDIENALHEMKSSREIEAWVDPRILSEQVASHLIICALQWESGYLSDKALPASMLYGSCLMLRGVAAGPAARVLEKRIRTVQADAYSEKPARRQPASRTS; encoded by the coding sequence ATGGGTCTTCTGGAAAATCAGCGGCAGGAACGGATCGACAGGATCATGGAAACCGCCCGGCGAATGATCGCCGAGCGGGGCTATGAAGGGGTCAACATGCGGGATCTCGCAGCAGCGAGCCGGGTGTCGGTTCCGACGCTCTACAACCTTTGCGGAGACAAGGCGGAACTACTGTCCCGGTCCATGCAGGGACAGTTCTCGACCCTTCTCAAGACGATAGACCGGGAAACCCGCACGAAGGGCCTTGACAGGGTGATATCCATTGTCACCCGGTGCAGCTCGGAAATGCTGCGACTGTCGCGCTACTCCCGGGCCGTCCTCGATGTGTTTGTGAACTCCGGGCAGATGCGGGAGGTGAGCGAGATGATCGCCGGTGCTCTTGCACGGGACATCGAAAACGCCCTCCATGAAATGAAATCATCCCGCGAAATCGAGGCATGGGTCGATCCCCGTATCCTGTCAGAACAGGTCGCCAGCCATCTCATCATCTGTGCGCTCCAGTGGGAGAGTGGCTATCTCAGCGACAAGGCCCTGCCGGCCTCGATGCTGTACGGTTCCTGCCTCATGCTGCGGGGAGTTGCGGCGGGTCCGGCGGCCAGAGTGCTGGAGAAACGGATCCGTACCGTGCAGGCCGATGCCTATTCTGAAAAACCAGCCCGCCGGCAACCGGCAAGCCGCACGTCCTGA
- a CDS encoding AMP-binding protein, with translation MPSFAAARSISNPDQIALRDHLQEFNWSDIDRILNRIANGVLALDPTPVRRVAIFAQNSAETLLAHLGGLIGGASTVPASFHLTAPELAYILEDSGSTVLFVGPETARTGLEAARLARIPLVIGWRCQPAEGVVHWNDWLDRASTQPPPLDHAPRANFMYTSGTTGRPKGTELPPTMFAGGATVEEHLERLARAPFALFGTHLVAGPLYHTGPLTGVRVLGGGKPVVVLPKFDAEAVLAAIDNYKVESSVLVPTHFIRLLALPEDIRKKYNTRSLKFVFHTGSACPVDVKRGMLDWWGPVLYEAYGATEVGTTCAISPYDWLKHPGSVGKPVPPFSVLVTDDQGRELPPGTEGRLYFRDSTGRGIVYHNDPAKSAAAHLAPGIFTLGEIGYVDSGGFVYITDRFSDMVVSGGVNIYPAESESVILRHPQVDDVACIGVPHPVMGEELKAIVVAADPGKPPPAQEIISFCKANLAHYKCPKSVDFVADLGRTAAGKVNKKKLKAPYWPESRSP, from the coding sequence ATGCCTTCATTCGCTGCCGCCCGTTCAATCTCGAATCCGGACCAGATTGCACTCCGGGACCACCTTCAGGAGTTCAACTGGAGCGATATCGACCGGATTCTGAACCGTATCGCCAACGGAGTGCTGGCGCTGGACCCAACTCCGGTTCGTCGCGTGGCCATCTTCGCCCAGAATTCGGCGGAAACGCTGCTAGCGCATCTGGGTGGCCTTATTGGCGGTGCATCAACCGTACCGGCGAGCTTCCATCTCACGGCCCCGGAGCTTGCCTACATCCTGGAGGATTCCGGCTCGACGGTGCTGTTCGTCGGTCCGGAAACGGCCCGGACGGGGCTCGAGGCCGCCCGGCTCGCCCGGATCCCCCTCGTCATCGGCTGGCGTTGCCAGCCTGCAGAGGGGGTCGTCCACTGGAATGACTGGCTGGATCGGGCGTCTACCCAGCCACCTCCGCTGGACCATGCTCCCAGGGCGAATTTCATGTACACGTCCGGCACCACCGGGCGGCCGAAAGGCACGGAGTTGCCGCCGACGATGTTCGCAGGTGGTGCGACCGTGGAGGAACATCTGGAGCGCCTTGCCCGGGCTCCCTTTGCCCTGTTCGGAACGCATCTGGTTGCAGGCCCGCTCTATCATACGGGGCCTCTCACAGGCGTCCGGGTGCTGGGCGGAGGCAAGCCGGTCGTCGTGCTTCCGAAGTTTGACGCTGAAGCGGTCCTTGCGGCCATTGATAACTATAAAGTGGAAAGCTCGGTTCTGGTGCCGACCCATTTTATCCGCCTGCTGGCGCTGCCGGAGGATATCCGGAAGAAATACAATACCCGCAGCCTGAAGTTTGTCTTCCACACGGGCTCCGCCTGCCCGGTGGACGTGAAACGGGGGATGCTCGACTGGTGGGGACCGGTTCTCTATGAGGCCTACGGCGCGACTGAAGTCGGAACGACCTGCGCCATCTCGCCGTACGACTGGCTGAAACATCCCGGCTCTGTGGGGAAACCCGTACCGCCATTCAGCGTGCTGGTGACCGACGATCAGGGCAGGGAACTTCCTCCCGGTACCGAGGGCAGGCTCTACTTCCGTGACTCTACCGGCCGGGGCATTGTCTATCACAACGACCCAGCCAAGTCGGCCGCGGCGCATCTTGCACCTGGTATATTCACTCTTGGCGAGATCGGCTACGTGGATTCCGGCGGCTTCGTCTATATTACCGACCGGTTCTCAGACATGGTCGTGTCGGGCGGTGTGAACATCTACCCCGCCGAGTCAGAGTCGGTAATCCTTCGTCATCCACAGGTGGACGACGTCGCCTGTATCGGGGTTCCCCATCCGGTGATGGGAGAGGAACTGAAAGCCATCGTGGTGGCCGCAGACCCGGGAAAACCGCCCCCGGCCCAGGAGATCATCAGCTTCTGCAAGGCGAATCTCGCCCACTACAAATGCCCAAAATCGGTGGACTTCGTTGCCGATCTGGGCCGCACGGCCGCCGGCAAGGTGAACAAGAAAAAGCTCAAGGCCCCCTACTGGCCGGAATCCCGCTCGCCGTAA
- a CDS encoding aromatic ring-hydroxylating dioxygenase subunit alpha, with protein sequence MGESNLKTTDNRCKAPTVQQILDRETRPVPPALRETVAEKMPAADLPVERYTSREFHDLEMARMWNRVWQMACREEDIAKPGDYLVYEIGDHSVLLLRTQDGDIRAYHNVCLHRGRLLKTGQGHAAAIRCPFHGFTWKLDGSIHEIPCRWDFAHKTDEEFRLPEVKTGLWGGFVFINLDPEARPLADYLDVVPQHFERWDLGNRYKSAHVGKIVAANWKVCAEAFMESYHVIATHPQIMPSTADANTQYDVYPGKPHFNRMITAMGVASPHLGGDAYPDEKILDSMMAEYAGREGNKISVKLPPGQTARSFTANMLRGMIGGSSGWDLKQATDSEMLDAIQYFVFPNLFPWGGFFNNIVYRFRPDGHDPDSCLMEVMLLAPVRKGGERPPPAKYRLLGSDEAWASAKELGLLGPVFDQDMSNIPFVQKGLKAAVKPGVTLGNYQESRIRHLHRTLDDYLKG encoded by the coding sequence ATGGGCGAGTCGAACCTGAAGACCACCGACAACCGGTGCAAGGCGCCAACCGTACAGCAGATTCTCGACCGGGAGACCCGGCCAGTCCCTCCCGCCCTTCGTGAAACGGTGGCCGAAAAGATGCCGGCCGCCGACCTGCCAGTGGAGCGCTACACCTCGCGGGAGTTCCATGACCTCGAAATGGCGCGCATGTGGAACCGGGTATGGCAGATGGCTTGCCGGGAGGAAGATATTGCGAAACCTGGCGACTATCTGGTCTACGAGATCGGCGATCATTCAGTCCTGCTTCTCCGCACCCAGGATGGCGACATACGGGCCTATCATAACGTCTGCTTGCACCGTGGACGGCTGCTGAAAACGGGACAGGGCCATGCCGCCGCGATTCGATGTCCGTTTCACGGGTTCACATGGAAGCTGGACGGTTCGATTCATGAAATCCCCTGCCGCTGGGATTTTGCCCACAAGACAGACGAGGAGTTCCGGCTGCCGGAAGTGAAGACCGGCCTGTGGGGCGGGTTCGTCTTTATCAACCTTGATCCAGAGGCAAGGCCGCTCGCCGATTATCTGGACGTCGTGCCGCAACATTTCGAGCGGTGGGATCTCGGGAACCGGTACAAGTCGGCGCATGTCGGCAAGATCGTCGCCGCAAACTGGAAGGTCTGCGCGGAGGCGTTCATGGAATCATACCATGTGATCGCCACCCATCCACAGATCATGCCTTCCACGGCGGACGCCAATACCCAGTACGACGTCTATCCCGGCAAGCCGCACTTCAACCGGATGATCACGGCGATGGGGGTGGCGAGTCCGCACCTGGGCGGGGATGCTTACCCGGATGAGAAGATCCTCGACTCGATGATGGCGGAGTACGCCGGCCGGGAAGGAAACAAGATCAGTGTGAAACTGCCGCCCGGCCAGACCGCCCGGAGTTTCACGGCGAACATGCTGAGAGGGATGATCGGCGGCAGCAGCGGCTGGGATCTCAAGCAGGCTACCGACAGCGAGATGCTCGACGCGATCCAGTATTTCGTTTTCCCCAATCTGTTTCCCTGGGGAGGATTCTTCAACAACATTGTCTACCGGTTCCGGCCGGACGGGCACGACCCGGATTCCTGCCTGATGGAGGTGATGCTGCTTGCGCCGGTCCGGAAGGGCGGCGAGCGGCCACCGCCGGCAAAATACCGGCTTCTGGGTTCAGATGAAGCCTGGGCATCGGCCAAGGAACTGGGGCTTCTCGGTCCGGTATTCGATCAGGACATGAGCAATATTCCATTCGTACAAAAGGGGCTTAAAGCCGCCGTGAAGCCGGGCGTTACGCTCGGAAACTACCAGGAGAGCCGCATCCGGCATCTGCACAGGACGCTCGATGATTACCTGAAGGGTTGA
- a CDS encoding TetR/AcrR family transcriptional regulator: MTVNTARPRKKPQQARSRETFDAIVKASARILTEQGYDNLSTNRIARTAGVSPGSLYQYFPNKEAIIAALLDSLLDRFGTILQKRLAEVMNEPLETAAHKMMRALVEMLATVQPRLVRNLVEQVPRVGRRGMIGAVRQRGKDLARMYLGAHRTELRITDIDLAAFFVTSLAENLTFRIVFDRPRHLSAEYCADEAADLIVRYLAK; encoded by the coding sequence ATGACGGTAAATACTGCCAGACCCCGCAAAAAACCCCAGCAGGCGCGTTCCCGTGAAACATTTGATGCAATTGTTAAGGCATCTGCTCGCATTCTGACAGAACAAGGCTACGACAACCTCTCCACGAACCGGATCGCACGGACTGCTGGAGTGAGTCCCGGCTCCCTCTACCAGTATTTCCCGAACAAGGAAGCCATCATCGCCGCGTTGCTGGATTCCCTGCTCGATCGGTTCGGTACCATACTCCAGAAACGTCTTGCAGAGGTGATGAACGAGCCACTTGAGACCGCAGCACACAAGATGATGCGGGCGCTCGTCGAGATGCTGGCGACCGTGCAGCCGAGACTCGTAAGGAATCTGGTGGAGCAGGTGCCGCGGGTAGGACGCCGCGGGATGATCGGAGCAGTACGCCAGCGGGGCAAGGATCTTGCCAGGATGTATCTGGGGGCACACCGCACGGAACTGCGGATCACCGACATTGATCTGGCAGCGTTCTTCGTGACCTCTCTCGCCGAGAATCTCACCTTCCGGATCGTCTTTGACCGCCCCCGGCACCTGTCGGCGGAATACTGTGCCGACGAAGCTGCCGACCTGATCGTCCGCTACCTCGCGAAGTGA